Genomic window (Kwoniella botswanensis chromosome 1, complete sequence):
ACCAAGACTTCCTTTGCCACCTCGACCCATCTACGCTCCAATAATGAATATGAACACCGATGAATACCTATCGAGCTTGCCTGGTGTGATTCAGCATCAAGCATTTACGCCCCCCTCTGCCACTTCTCGAGATGCGGTACTACATAGTTCGACGACGAGAGAACATGCAGCTCGATCTGAAAACTCATCACACAGTCGATCATCTCCTGAAGATGGTGTTGACCTTTCTCACCCCAGGAAACGCAAGCGGCCACCACCTCAAGCCAACATCGTGCGACCACCTAGACACAGTTCGTTCTCGACCTCACACTCCAGTCCGCCGGGCACTCAAGCTGTACTAGATCATGCTCCACCACCAATCCTGTCGATAGATAATGGTGGACCGAGGAATCTAACCGGTGATGGAAGTATGCAATCAGCTGCACCCCAGTTACTGTCAACGACGTCTAGTCAATCCCAACGGATGGATatcggtccaccaccactactaTCGTCAATGTCCACGCTTACACCCTCTTCAGACCATCGACTGAACTATTGGCAATCTCGCTCTACGCAAGGGTTTGATCAGACGTTGTACCCCCAACAGCAACTTCCCTCCATgtcaccttcctcacctttTTTTCCTATGGACTATTCTTCATCGTACAACAATTACACCTCTTTGTACAATGGTTCGAGTGCAGACTCCACTTACTTGGGTAATATGGGATTAGGTGGACCACCACCTTACTCTCATTCTCCGCCTTCAGGATCAGGTAGAAGGTCTTTGGTGTTGAGTCCAAATACTGAAAGACAATATTTAAGAATGAATCACCATACTTCCAGTAGTGTGAATGAAACTCGAACAATCTCACCCAACTCTATAACATTGCCTCTACCGAATATAAAAGGAAAACTTATGAATGTGGAATCAAATTCGAATCACCTTGGTGTACTTAGTACCGCCGGggagatcaaggaggatgACAAATTCGATAATAGTAAGAATAGTAGTAGACAGACAGAATAATTGATTAGGTAAGGGTAAGGAGATGGTATCGTAGTTGCTTGATACGTTAGAAGAGAACTGCGAGATTGcagtgatgatgctgatcattcaGTAAATGAATCAATGGATGTGTATTTTGTTATAGTGCATTGCACCTTCATGACTTGCACCGCGAAGAACAGAGAAGCGGACGTTAACTTGTTCCTCGACCTCTGGCCATTCCCCTGTGGATGGGTTTTCTGGAATCCATGAGCCGTGTATAGACACCTCTCCTCAATGACTATTCGATAGTCTTATGACTAGCGCGTAGAGcaatatacaatatacaatACCAATCGTACCTAGGgattcttcctctcctttgaCTTGATAGCAAACGCCATCGCTCGAAATTTATCGCaattgatgatattgaaaAGATGGTCAGAGGGGATATACAAATGAACCAATCTCTGCATGCATAGACAAAGGCAGAGTCATGAGCAGCTCCAGAGACTGATGGTGAAAGCAGGGAGGTTATTACTGAAATGGGTAATAAAATACTAAGTCGGGATTGAGCAAAGTCACCGAACGCTCCGACCGCCTATGGTGTGATTGCTGAAAATACAAAATTACTATCGactcatcagcatcaccatatatataccccAATACAACAACTTATCTTATCTCTTGCATTCATTGTACCTTCTCTTATATCACCAATAGACTCACAAGATGACTACCCCATCTACACCGGGTGATTCATCGCTCGCTACTTCGGTATACtccttatcatccaaatcaccaACCGAGGCTGAACAATACAAAGCCAGAGCTGCCAATTGGAGATTCTCAACATTATGCGCTTCAGTGGATAACAAGGATCAATATGGCGCGAGCTCAACACCCATCTATCAGACTGCTACTTTCAAGGGCATGGATGGTCAATATGATTATACGCGTTCTGGTAATCCCACTAGAGGAGGATTAGGTGAGTTTATGATCATTTATCTCGCAGTGTAATTGACTCCACACACTAACATGATATGGAAATTATACAGAAAACCACCTTGCTCGACTGTATGGTGCAACGCAAGCATTCGCTTTATCTACCGGTATGACCTGTCTCGACACGATCTTGCGTCTGGTCAAACCTGGAGAGACGGTCTTAGCGGGAGATGATCTATATGGAGGTACCAATAGGTTATTAACCTATCTCGGTACTCATGGAGGTGTCAAGGTTATTCATGCCGATACAACCAGGATAGAAGCACTACGACCATACTTGCAACCTGGAAACAAAGTTAGAATGGTATTATTGGAATCACCTACCAACCCTCTCTTGAAGATCGCAGATTTAGAAGGAATCTCAAAAGAAGTTAAACAATCTTCACCTGATGCTTTGATAGTAGTGGATAATACAATGATGTCTCCCTATCTCCAGAGACCATTGGAGTTAGGTGCTGATATAGTTTATGACTCCGGAACGAAATATTTATCGGGTCATCATGATCTCATGGCTGGTATCATCGCTGTCAAACGACCTGAAATCTGTAAAGATATTGCCTTTTTGATCAACTCTGTTGGATCTGGATTAGCACCCTTCGATTCATTCTTACTTCTCAGAGGAGTAAAGACCATGTCATTAAGAATGGATAGACAAATGGCTACTGCCCAATTGGTAGCCCTGTACCTCGACTCGTTAGGATTTTTAGTACATTATCCAGGATTGAAGAATCACCCAAAGAGAGATATACATTGGAAACAGGCTACAGGAGCTGGTGCGGTCTTGTCGTTCGTAACGGGTGATAAAGCCTTGAGTGAAAGGATAGTAGGTGGAACGAGACTTTGGGGTATTAGTGTTTCGTTTGGTGCGGTTAATAGTTTGATCTCAATGCCTTGTTTGATGTCGTGAGTTTACCTATCAATCCTACTATTTCTTTTCATACCATATCCTTCTATCTTCCCAATTTCCCTTAATCCATCTCACTTGTAGGGATTTTACACTTATGATGACTATGATCTCAGCCACGCTTCCATCTCTGCTGCTGTACGTGCCGAACGAGGTCTTCCCGAAAATCTCATCAGACTCTGTGTGGGTATCGAAGACCCTCGAGATCTCATGGACGATCTCGAACACTCCCTCTTATCAGCCGGAGCTATCACTCCTAATCTTTCGCACTCACCGCTCTCACACTCTCGATCTGCCGAATTATACGCTTCCGATCCGGAAGCATGGATACTCGAACGAGCCAAGGGGTTCAAGCGACCTTCGAGCGAATCAAGTGCTATCGATAAACTAGTATCTGGTGTGAAAAAGGGTCTCGGATTCACTTCAGCTGAACGTAAAACCATTGCAGAAGATATCGTTGTATCAGCACCTGGAAAAGTTATCTTGTTTGGTGAACATGCTGTAGTCCATGGCGTGACTGCTATAGCTTCTTCAGTGAACCTCAGATGTTTTGCCGTCCTCTCACCTAGATCAGATGGGAAAGTAGCATTGGAAGTACCCAATGTAGGCGTAGAAGCCGAATGGGATATCTCAAAATTGCCTTGGGGGTTGTTACCTGTTCATGCCGATACACATCGACATGTTGCCGATAAGGATCTCGATCCTGCTTTACTCCAATCTATTGAGAAATTGGTACATGAACATAAAGAGTTAGGCAAGACGGGTCTCAACTCCTGTATCGCGTATTTGTACCTCTACATGGTCATGGCTGGAGCTGAACCCGAAGCGTAAGTGACTCGCCGATTGGCAAATCATTTTCAAATTGCTGTCATCGATGTCCTACATGCTGactgtcaatctcattcaGCCCTTCGGTCACCTTCACAGCCACTGCCAATCTCCCAATTTCAGCAGGCTTAGGTTCCTCAGCGGCCTACTCTACTTGTATAGCTTCGTCGCTTCTCATTGCCCACTCACACATCAACAAGCCCACTTCCGGTCAATCCCGTCTGTCGGAAGGCGAGACCAACATCGTTGATGGCTGGGCTTTCTTATCTGAGAAGGTGCTGCACGGTACTCCTAGTGGTATAGATAATGCTGTTTCTGTCCGGGGTGGTGCCGTAGCTTTCACCAGATCCgtaggaggaagaaaaggtgGTTTGGACGGTTTACACGGGTTGGTTGTCTGTCTTCATGCGTTCAATATGCTAGCTGACATTGCGGTCCATCGGTCGTATACAGCTTCTCCTCCATCCGACTACTACTCACCAACACCTTAGTACCTCGGGACACCAAGTCCCTCGTAGCTGGTGTCAGTGCCAAACGACTTGCTGAACCTCATGTGGTCGATCCGGTCCTCGATGCTATCCAGTCAATCAGTGATGAAGCTTCGACATTATTGAGTGGACAAACTCATgtggaaaggaaggaattgaTCGCTCGATTAGAGGTATGTCTCCCTTGCCGATTGTTGATGCAGTTCAATCCTGACTGATGAAATCTTCTGTTCTATAGACTCTCATTCGAGAGAATCACGCTCATCTCGTCAACCTTGGGGTTTCTCACCCCTCTCTCGAGATGGTGGTTTCAGCCACAGCTGCTGAACCATTCAATCTCGCTACAAAGCTTACAGGTgcgggaggtggtggatgtgCTGTAACGTTGATACCAGATGGTCAGTCAGCTATCAGAATACCCAGTACCAATTTCATTAGCTGATTGCTGGTCTTGCAGCTTTCCCACAATCCTCACTTGACGCATTGATCACTACCCTTGAATCTCAAGGATTCCAACCTCATCTTACATCCGTCGGTGGACCTGGATTGGGTATACATTCCCCTTCGACCCAAAAGGAAGACAAGATCCGTACACCcgaggaaggtgagggtATGATTGTACCCAAACGAGTCTCTTTGAGGGAGACTCCGATTGAGGGATTGCAAACTTGGTCAGAGAGGGTTGGGAACTGGGTTCATACATAAACAGAACAAGAAAAACGAAAATGTATAGTGTTAGATTCTTTTAGGATAGGTTTCAATAGTTATTTGATGttcatgtatgtatgatagaTTGATATTGCATTCTCGCGATATGAGTAGTCCGCAGGCATGAGCCGAAGCATCGAGTACACGCATCACGCCGGCGGTGATTTGCTCTGCTGGTTGCTGGTTGTTGGGTGTCAAGCCAAATAAATTTGACTGTCAAGTTTACGAGTACCTCCACTCGATGACTGAaatgatcttcatccaattcgcttgttttcattttcattttccGACTCCCACCCGACATATATCTTACTCAAACTAAACATCAACGACAACGAGCGGTCTTGAACGACCGATGGGATGGTCCAGGTATATCGTAAAACTCATTCTTAGTGAGCTTATAGTTTatccaaaaaaaaaaatctTTCTCTACTACCATTATAACCTCGCTGACTTATTGTTGCTTCCCTTTGTGATTTAGCCCCGACCCACCTCCTACACCCTTACTAGCGTTCTTCCTCCGCTATCCCAACCCATTCGCTCGTCATGTCTTATCAGTAGATGTCCTCTCTCGAACTGTTAACCCCTCGACTGGACAGATACACACCACGAGGTTGATATTGAAAAGAGGTATATTACCGAAATGGGCTACTAGGTGGTTACCTAATGCTGGACTTTCAGGTGGGAGGGGGTTGGACGCTTGGATTTTGGAAGAAAGTATTGTAGATCCTCCTGAATGGGGTTTGGCCGAAAGCTCAACAagtacaaatacaaatatcCCAAATAttggttcttcttcagcctcttcgTCAAAGCGTAGGATATCAAGTGAAAGTGGTAGAAACGAAGACGATTTGGAGCTGGAGTACAGGAGACAACCTAGATTGAGGGTACAGCAGGGGAACTTGAATCATAAGAAGTTGATGCATGTGATTGAAGGTGGGGAGATCAGAGCGGGACCGAAcgggtgagttgagttgaaCTCTTCGCACGTCACACATCTTGCATAAAACCCTCAGTCCTGTAAAAGATATGacaggatcaatcatctGTTAATGGGTCGC
Coding sequences:
- a CDS encoding cystathionine beta-lyase — translated: MTTPSTPGDSSLATSVYSLSSKSPTEAEQYKARAANWRFSTLCASVDNKDQYGASSTPIYQTATFKGMDGQYDYTRSGNPTRGGLENHLARLYGATQAFALSTGMTCLDTILRLVKPGETVLAGDDLYGGTNRLLTYLGTHGGVKVIHADTTRIEALRPYLQPGNKVRMVLLESPTNPLLKIADLEGISKEVKQSSPDALIVVDNTMMSPYLQRPLELGADIVYDSGTKYLSGHHDLMAGIIAVKRPEICKDIAFLINSVGSGLAPFDSFLLLRGVKTMSLRMDRQMATAQLVALYLDSLGFLVHYPGLKNHPKRDIHWKQATGAGAVLSFVTGDKALSERIVGGTRLWGISVSFGAVNSLISMPCLMSHASISAAVRAERGLPENLIRLCVGIEDPRDLMDDLEHSLLSAGAITPNLSHSPLSHSRSAELYASDPEAWILERAKGFKRPSSESSAIDKLVSGVKKGLGFTSAERKTIAEDIVVSAPGKVILFGEHAVVHGVTAIASSVNLRCFAVLSPRSDGKVALEVPNVGVEAEWDISKLPWGLLPVHADTHRHVADKDLDPALLQSIEKLVHEHKELGKTGLNSCIAYLYLYMVMAGAEPEAPSVTFTATANLPISAGLGSSAAYSTCIASSLLIAHSHINKPTSGQSRLSEGETNIVDGWAFLSEKVLHGTPSGIDNAVSVRGGAVAFTRSVGGRKGGLDGLHGFSSIRLLLTNTLVPRDTKSLVAGVSAKRLAEPHVVDPVLDAIQSISDEASTLLSGQTHVERKELIARLETLIRENHAHLVNLGVSHPSLEMVVSATAAEPFNLATKLTGAGGGGCAVTLIPDAFPQSSLDALITTLESQGFQPHLTSVGGPGLGIHSPSTQKEDKIRTPEEGEGMIVPKRVSLRETPIEGLQTWSERVGNWVHT